The sequence below is a genomic window from Candidatus Delongbacteria bacterium.
CAATCAATGGCATCAAAAGAAATATTCTTCGATTCCCAGAATTGGTATAATGCTAATGCTCTTTCGTAGCTAAGTTCATAATTGCGAGAATAGGAATCTTTAGAAGCCATACCTTCAATAACTACAAGGTATTTAATATCAAATTTCTCAAATTTATCTTGATTTTTAAGACCTGTAATAAGAGTTGAAATTGAGTTACCTACTTTGACGAGATATTCATAATACTGTGGTTCTATTTCTGAACTTCCTATGTCAAATTGGATTTGTCTGTTGAGTTTAAATCTCTTGTATTGAGGTTGATATTCAAAGTATTCCTTAGGTAATTCCTGAACCGCAGTTTGCAATTCTTGAATCTTTTCAAGCTGTTGCTCAGTAGTTTCAAGATTATATTTTAAATAGCCAATAGTTACGACAAACAAAACAAGCATAACGAAAAACAAACTTGTCATTAAATCAGAATAACTTATCCAAAAAATATTATCTTTTTTCATCGCTTGGTTCTTATTTGATAAATCCAATAAAAGATGATTAATACTAAATCCACAATTAGAACCATGCATCCCAAAACATACAGGATAAGACTTACAGGAGAAATAATAAAAAGATATAGTAGAGTAATAAGTAATAATTCTATAATCAACTCCGCTTTATATGCTATCTGTTGTGATAATTTCAAGTATGAAATTGAAATGTGAAAACAAAGCCACAGCACGAATATTACATTTAGTAAGGCAACAGATAATTTACCTAATGTTTTAGCTATCAAGGGTAATGCAATATCAGATTCAAAAAGAGAAAACTGATTTGATAGCTTAAAAAAATTTATTGCAGAATTTTCTGCAGTAAAGAATGGATTAAAAACGTAACCATAAACGATATATATTGTTCCGATAAAAATAACTGGAATAATACCCAACAATAAAAACGACCGTTTCCAATTGTTGGTTGTTTGGATTAAACTCATTTTCATAATTGCTAAAATATTTTTCTAATTACTTTGCCAAGACTAATGATTTCTTCTTTATTTTCAACTTTAGGCTTTTGCGAGGAAATAGAAATATTGGGATTAATGTCATTATTCCGAGAAGAACGTTTATTTAAACTTTCTTCGATTGAATTCAGCTTATTTATTAAAACTTGACTTTGTTTCAGACTATTAATTGAAGCATTTATTTCTTTCATTAATTCAAGGTTATCGAGCTGATTGAACTTAGGAATAGTATCAGAATAAGCATCCTTAAAAGCATCCACATATTGAGAAGTTATGCTATTAAGATTATTTTGGATGTCTTTATAAATATTCTCAATACTAACTTCATGATTACCCGCACTTTTATATAATTGGTTAATCATTTCTTCCGTTCTTTCTTTTAATGATTTTATTGCTTCTTCGAAGTGTGATTCTACAATACCTACCGATTTTAATGCAGCATCACCAGAGTTCTCAATCTTTTCAAAATGAGATGTAAGGAATCTTGTTAAATCCCTTGACTCGCCTAAAGTGCTATCAATACTATTGATGACTTTATTGACATCAGAAGTTTTGTTTGCAAATTCTAAAAGATGAGAGGTAATACGTTCGATGTTTGACAAGTAGATTGAGAATTGATTGAAAGCTTCCATATTGTTTTCCATCTTTTCAAAGAGTTCAAGATTCCATTTAGAAACCTTCAGAACTTTCATATTATCAACCTTTTCCATTACATCTTTTTGCAATTCAAGATTTTCACCTGTTTGATTTGCTGCAATAAGTACATTATCGGAAATATTGGTTGCAACCCTTGCAAACCTGTCTAAACTTGCTTTTAATCCTGAAACTCCTGTATCCTCGGCTTTTATAAGTTCAGGTAATAATTTTGCTTGCAAATAGGTTAGTTGTTCGTTTTTGTCTTTTTGAACAATACGTCTAGCTTTTTTGTATGAGAAGGAGGATAAATAAGTTGTGCAAGCTAAGCCTGACAAACTACCAATCATTGCGATTTTCACACCGCCGATAAGCGCATTCACGCCCTCTGAAAACCCATCGCCATTTAATTCCGGCATTGAGAAAAGACCGAATATTATACCAATCATTGTGGCAGCTAAACCAAGATAAAGTGGCAGTGTAATTGATTGCGATATTTCATCGTCTTTAACCTCAATCTCTCTATCTACAATATCTTTAATAATACTAAAATTAACGGCAGCACCGTAATTATTTATTAAGTATGTGTTTATTGCAGCTTTTATTGTATTTATAATGGTGTGTTTTCCTTTTGTATCAACCAAAGACAGTTTTACTATATCATCACCTGCTATTGCCGTAAAAGATTCTTCATCTAAATCAATTTTATCTTCATAATAAATATCCTTTGAATCAAAATCTATTGTGCCGATTTTTTCTTTTTCAACAAATCCGTTTCTTAAAAAAAGTTTTAATGAAAATACGGATTTTAGACTTAGTGTATTTGAATTTACTTTTATAGTGTGTATTATTTGAACAATAATAACAAGAGCAATTACCACTATTTCAAAGTTGTGCCAGAATTGAGTATCCATTTTTTAGTATAGTTTTATCTTAATTTTATTGTTTGTATCAATAACCCAGCTATCATTGATTAATGAAACTTTACCACTTTGAATTAATTCAATTTTTGTCGCAGTTGATGCATTTGATATGTTTTCAATGTCGCAAACAGGTTTAAGAAATGATTCCAAACGATTAATTGCCTTTTGGTCTCTTTCACTTGGCATATAGAATAATTCTCCACGATTTGAAGATTCTTCAAATTCTATTCTAAAATATTTTTTCCCATCGTTTGAAGGTTCTCCATTTGAAATTTGAAAACTACCATCTCCGCCAGGCATACTAAAATAAGCCTTTGTCAACTGTCTCTGCGGTTGAGAATTAGAACTGGTTGTTTTAACGCTATTTTTCTCTGGTTCAAACGATTGTTTTTTAGGTTGTAGTAGTTCTATTTTTTTACCTAATTCAATGTTTTCATCTAAGAGTACCTGCTTTTCTCGCTCTAATTGAGAAACTTTTCGTTCTAAATTAGCGGTGTCAAATCCAATGTCTTTATTACTTTTTGTTTTATTTTCATAAAATATTTTTCGCTTTTGCAGAAAAGAAACGACACTTAGATAGCCAAACAAAAACCTACTGTCATTTTCGTGAGCATTCAGGTAATCATAATATTTACCTTCTACAATTGATTTTATTTTATTCTTAGTTATTAGAAATAACAACAAGCCTCCAACGATAAATCCAATAAAAACAAGACTGCCATAAATAAGAAAAACTTTCCATGGAATTATTTTCTTTTGCCTATTGGGAGAAACATTCTGAATCCGTTCTTCTGACTGAGAAACAGGGTTTTCATAATTTATTGGTTCAGGATTTTCAACGGAAGAATTATTGGGGTTCACCTTTTTAAACTCAGAAAGAGTCTTTTCATATTCGTTAACTATTCGATTACGAGTACTACTCCAATGTTCACTTCTATTAATATTATTTCCTTTTACATCTCCAATAAAATCAATTGGAATATCATTTTCATTTTTGTCCTTTCGCTTGGTGTCAAAAAGTGATTTTAGGTCAGATGAAATATCTAATTGTTTCTGCAAAGGTTGAAAGATAGTTTTCTCACAACCTTTCCAGTCGTATTTTGAATTTGTCAAAAAAGTAGAAATAGAATTTAGCTTTGTATTTATTTCAGAAATGTTGTCATCTTCAATATTTGAAATAAAGTTATTTTCAAAATCATTTTTTCCTAATTCTTCTTTTGAATTTAAGCTTCCTTTTACTGTTTTATAATCCTGCATATAAGCATAAACAGCTTCAATAACTCCGCGTTTAGCCCAGTAATTATAAGCTTCCGTAGAATCCTTTAAATGGATTTGTGCAAAAGACATTTGCACAAATCCAACTATTAATAGCATTGATATTATTAATCTATTCATTTTCAATAGGTTTTTCTGCAAGTGCATAAGACAATTTATTTAGGATTCCAATGAGAGGATAGAAAAATAGGGATTCTTCAATTTTTGTGTCATTCTTCTTGTAATAGGCTTTTATTCCCCTCATAAGAAAATCCTTAATTCCAGCATCTCTCAAGTCTTTAAAGGTTTTATAGGCACCCGGTTCAATTATATATTTAGATTCTATGCGGATGGTTTGTATATATTCATCCAAAATTGAATAATAGCCTTTAATTGATTCTTCAATTTCACTTTTCTGCTTGTCGTCCAAATCACCATATTTTGGAGTATTTTGAACGTCTTTTTCTCTATCAAGAACAACTCCCCAGCTATTATCTTGTGTTCCTCCAATCCAGAATTTTATAGGAGATTCTTTTATGCTATCATCGACATTTGCCTTTAATGCTCCTTTACATGTAACTTCTTTTGGAATTGAAGATAGTTTAATACGCAAGCTTTCTTCGGCTTTAGTTTGATAGACACTTTCAAAAATAAATTGAAACATATTTGAAAGATTACTTAATTTCTCAGATGTATCCACAATTGATGCAGATTTTGAAGCAGTTCCACTTAAAAGTATATACTTAGGAATTCCAATTCCTGCTTTTTTGAGTAGATTGGCAGAATAATAAGCAATTGCACCATAAAAAACCAACATCGAGAGCTTCATTTTTTTATTCTTCTCCAAAAGTCTGGTGTAACTAAAATTAGAAGACTCTTCTTGTTCTAATGCA
It includes:
- a CDS encoding OmpA family protein, with product MHGSNCGFSINHLLLDLSNKNQAMKKDNIFWISYSDLMTSLFFVMLVLFVVTIGYLKYNLETTEQQLEKIQELQTAVQELPKEYFEYQPQYKRFKLNRQIQFDIGSSEIEPQYYEYLVKVGNSISTLITGLKNQDKFEKFDIKYLVVIEGMASKDSYSRNYELSYERALALYQFWESKNISFDAIDCEIQISGSGTEGIREYSGNNEYKNQQFLIHIIPKMGKIQGNDEK